The proteins below are encoded in one region of Triticum aestivum cultivar Chinese Spring chromosome 1B, IWGSC CS RefSeq v2.1, whole genome shotgun sequence:
- the LOC123094608 gene encoding leucine-rich repeat protein 1-like, whose translation MAPTASGSLLALSVIVLVTIASTLLLAPVAANDIDALTALRSGLKDPNGALTTWDPQLVDPCTWFHITCDDHKRVTRIDLGRQNLSGPLAPELGQLDRLEYLEIYGNQLTGPIPKELVGLSNLKNADFSNNNFCGPIPTSGPFRHIPRSSFANNPRLGRKC comes from the exons ATGGCGCCCACTGCCTCAGGATCACTACTGGCCCTGTCAGTAATCGTCCTTGTGACCATTGCGTCGACCCTTCTGCTAGCGCCAGTGGCGGCGAATGACATTGACGCGCTCACGGCCCTGAGGAGCGGCTTGAAGGACCCCAACGGTGCGTTGACGACCTGGGACCCGCAGTTGGTCGACCCTTGTACCTGGTTTCACATCACTTGCGACGACCACAAACGCGTCACCCGCAT AGACCTTGGCCGCCAGAACCTGTCCGGACCGCTAGCGCCGGAGCTTGGCCAACTGGACCGGCTAGAATATTT GGAAATTTATGGCAACCAGTTGACCGGCCCAATCCCAAAGGAACTGGTTGGGTTGTCCAACCTGAAAAATGC GGATTTCTCAAACAACAACTTCTGCGGCCCGATCCCAACCTCCGGACCGTTTCGGCACATACCTCGGAGTAG CTTTGCCAACAACCCGCGCCTGGGCAGGAAGTGCTAG